A region of Sulfurimonas sp. DNA encodes the following proteins:
- a CDS encoding phosphatase PAP2 family protein, with protein MYKFNPAMDAISAKKERFVWLGFMGVVFFLLYGSSNQFASLNAPNPSLFMEWETQIPFIEVFIIPYMSSDLMFVIAFLLPYTRLELRILAARVLFIVALSTLIFTLFPLEYSFAKPKIEEFPILFGMLQADLPYNQLPSLHISFSIVLWASMKKYLKPKWLKYIVASWFYLIALSTLFVFQHHFIDIPTGIIMGLFATWFISKDKNSYFISGFSTPRSIKMGFYYLIASAIFMILSFYIVTFQWFFIWIFLSLFSVSIVYALGLNTMLVGENAKANIWQWLLFFPYFAGNYISWNYYKSRISLMATVVPKIYLGRFPTKDEYKDLSSKSIGHTINLASEQQLHKASIKETRLPFLDQTIQSPESLHRGVELIELYKEDGVYVHCALGLSRSVLLISAWLLYQKYTLEEVDELIANIRPNYIKSEYMKINLEIYQNYLNLYIEC; from the coding sequence ATGTATAAGTTTAACCCAGCAATGGACGCTATAAGTGCAAAAAAAGAGAGATTCGTATGGTTAGGGTTCATGGGAGTGGTTTTTTTCTTACTCTATGGCTCTAGCAATCAATTTGCATCTCTAAATGCTCCAAACCCCTCTCTATTTATGGAGTGGGAGACGCAGATACCATTCATAGAGGTTTTTATCATCCCCTATATGTCATCTGATTTGATGTTTGTTATAGCATTTTTACTTCCATATACACGGCTTGAACTAAGAATTTTGGCTGCTAGAGTACTCTTTATAGTTGCTTTATCTACGCTGATTTTTACACTGTTTCCTCTTGAGTATAGCTTTGCTAAACCTAAAATAGAGGAGTTCCCCATTCTCTTTGGTATGCTCCAAGCAGATTTACCATACAATCAACTACCCTCTCTTCACATAAGTTTTTCCATCGTTTTATGGGCTAGTATGAAGAAATACTTAAAACCTAAATGGCTTAAATATATAGTAGCTTCTTGGTTTTATCTCATAGCTCTATCTACACTTTTTGTTTTTCAACATCACTTCATAGATATACCAACTGGAATTATTATGGGTCTGTTCGCTACTTGGTTTATCTCTAAAGATAAAAATAGTTACTTTATATCCGGATTTAGTACACCAAGAAGTATAAAGATGGGATTTTACTACTTAATAGCTAGTGCTATTTTTATGATACTAAGTTTTTATATTGTAACATTTCAGTGGTTTTTTATATGGATATTTCTCTCACTATTTAGTGTGAGTATAGTTTATGCTTTGGGCTTAAACACTATGCTAGTTGGGGAAAATGCAAAAGCAAATATATGGCAGTGGCTACTATTTTTTCCATATTTTGCAGGAAATTATATCTCATGGAACTATTACAAGAGTCGTATTAGCCTCATGGCAACTGTAGTACCAAAAATCTACCTTGGTCGTTTCCCAACTAAAGATGAGTACAAAGATTTGAGCTCTAAAAGTATAGGTCATACTATAAATCTTGCATCAGAACAGCAGCTTCATAAAGCTAGCATAAAAGAGACAAGGCTACCTTTTCTTGACCAAACAATACAAAGTCCAGAATCTTTACATAGAGGCGTAGAGCTAATAGAACTATATAAAGAGGATGGTGTTTATGTACACTGTGCATTAGGATTATCAAGAAGTGTACTTCTTATATCAGCTTGGCTTTTGTACCAAAAATATACACTTGAAGAAGTAGATGAACTCATAGCGAATATCCGTCCAAACTATATAAAATCAGAATATATGAAAATTAATCTTGAAATATACCAAAACTATCTCAACCTTTATATAGAATGTTAA
- a CDS encoding YeiH family protein: MPFSVKKRKGTISGVVFVAIFALASTMLSSLDFFSSLGISPLVIGIVLGIFYANTLHNQTPDAWQGGITFSAKKILRFAIVFYGFRITFQQIAEVGIDGFMVSLIMLSTTFVLGTFLGQRVFKMDRDTSMLTAAGAAVCGAAAVLATEPVLKAQEHKTAVAVSMVVLFGTIAMFLYPVLYSSGMLDMNAREFGIYVGGTIHEVAQVVAVPASIPGAGDEMANSAVIVKMTRVIMIAPMLIILGIYLSFSAKKNGTIGGGVKLVIPWFAVYFVGMAGFNSLGLVPENIVNTINEIDTFLLTMAMTALGMGTRFAKFKGLGLAPLHTALSMFVWLVVGGYFITKWVVATF; encoded by the coding sequence ATGCCATTTTCAGTTAAGAAGCGTAAAGGAACCATAAGTGGTGTAGTTTTTGTAGCAATTTTCGCGTTAGCATCTACAATGTTATCAAGTTTAGACTTTTTTAGTTCTCTTGGAATTTCTCCTCTTGTAATCGGTATAGTTTTAGGAATTTTTTACGCAAATACTCTTCACAATCAAACACCAGATGCTTGGCAAGGTGGTATAACATTTTCAGCTAAAAAAATTCTTAGATTTGCTATTGTATTTTATGGTTTTCGTATAACTTTTCAACAAATTGCAGAGGTTGGAATAGATGGATTTATGGTATCTCTTATCATGCTCTCAACAACATTTGTGCTAGGAACATTTTTAGGTCAAAGAGTTTTTAAGATGGATAGAGACACTTCGATGCTAACAGCTGCTGGTGCCGCTGTTTGTGGAGCGGCAGCAGTTTTGGCAACAGAGCCTGTTTTAAAAGCACAAGAGCATAAAACTGCTGTTGCTGTTTCTATGGTAGTTCTTTTTGGAACAATAGCGATGTTTTTATACCCTGTACTTTATAGCTCGGGGATGTTAGATATGAACGCTAGAGAATTTGGCATCTATGTAGGTGGAACTATTCATGAAGTCGCTCAAGTTGTAGCTGTCCCTGCATCTATCCCGGGAGCTGGTGATGAAATGGCAAACTCTGCTGTTATTGTAAAAATGACAAGAGTTATTATGATTGCTCCGATGCTAATAATTTTAGGTATTTATCTGTCTTTTTCTGCTAAGAAAAATGGAACGATAGGTGGTGGTGTTAAGTTAGTTATTCCCTGGTTTGCAGTTTATTTTGTTGGTATGGCAGGATTTAATTCTCTTGGATTAGTCCCAGAAAATATAGTAAATACCATAAATGAAATAGACACTTTTTTACTTACAATGGCGATGACAGCACTTGGAATGGGAACAAGATTTGCCAAGTTTAAAGGTCTAGGGCTTGCACCATTGCATACAGCTTTATCTATGTTTGTTTGGTTAGTGGTTGGTGGATATTTTATTACCAAGTGGGTAGTGGCAACTTTTTAA
- a CDS encoding ankyrin repeat domain-containing protein produces the protein MRFINIVFLQVIFVLSMVHADTKIYYGHIQEYPITMELSLKDDKTVTGYYFYDKYKKKINLWGSFDNNLITTYVKDKKMNITETFEGRFSGKQIIGSWKQKKTTLPFEVSLEKEVDIFEDSKITCSEMKSYPNLVFGSKYGIDLGSGRGSPTSVDYSCEGGLGSLTFLKDIYNLSEAIRSEAYGSVCSGSIVYAHARYYEFGLLKAGLAPDILKKQLITPNETEIVKNTKKYFTLWAYQSLYNFSLFEEYWHMHDKAFPLLSKHFEKTFSFTKEEANSYTKYALREFLFRAAGSFSSYILESNPYIGSLIETIANPKNSSKELDEELLKKFSQKELDYGLKIAILNKKDNSYIKKLLKKGAIINTGDESALFFALQNTNQFTFLLEQGADINYKNSFGKSVLYYAIGFSNLELIKIMIENGANINDTYIDSKTRDKSMYDGEVFYKTHCSLKHTKRTPLMHASQNSDVAILKYLISHGANKHAVDEMNYNALDYAHMGKLKENIEFVKSIGLTTKRSYWE, from the coding sequence ATGAGATTTATAAATATAGTTTTTTTACAAGTAATTTTTGTTCTTAGTATGGTTCATGCAGATACTAAAATATACTATGGTCATATACAAGAGTACCCAATAACTATGGAGTTATCACTAAAAGACGATAAAACAGTTACTGGATATTACTTTTATGATAAGTATAAAAAGAAAATTAACCTTTGGGGAAGTTTTGATAATAATCTAATCACAACATATGTAAAAGATAAAAAAATGAATATCACGGAAACATTTGAAGGTAGGTTTTCAGGTAAACAAATCATAGGTAGTTGGAAACAAAAAAAGACTACACTCCCTTTTGAGGTTTCTTTGGAAAAAGAGGTAGACATTTTTGAAGATAGTAAAATAACATGTAGCGAAATGAAATCATATCCAAACCTTGTATTTGGTTCTAAATATGGAATAGACTTAGGTAGTGGTAGAGGTTCTCCTACAAGTGTAGATTATTCTTGTGAAGGTGGCCTAGGTTCACTTACATTTTTAAAAGATATTTATAATCTTAGTGAAGCTATAAGAAGTGAAGCTTATGGTTCTGTATGCTCAGGGAGTATAGTTTATGCTCATGCTAGATATTATGAATTTGGATTGCTAAAAGCTGGTTTAGCCCCAGATATATTAAAGAAACAATTAATAACTCCAAATGAGACAGAAATAGTAAAAAATACAAAAAAATATTTTACTTTATGGGCATATCAAAGCTTATATAATTTTTCACTATTTGAGGAATACTGGCATATGCATGATAAAGCTTTCCCTTTATTATCTAAACATTTTGAAAAAACATTTTCATTTACAAAAGAGGAAGCAAATAGCTACACAAAATATGCACTTAGAGAGTTTTTATTTAGAGCTGCTGGTTCATTTTCATCTTATATCTTAGAAAGTAATCCATATATAGGTTCTCTTATAGAAACTATAGCAAATCCTAAAAATTCATCAAAAGAGCTTGATGAAGAACTTCTAAAAAAATTCTCTCAAAAAGAGTTAGATTATGGGTTGAAAATAGCTATACTTAACAAAAAAGACAATAGCTACATAAAGAAACTCTTAAAAAAAGGGGCTATTATAAATACAGGAGATGAATCAGCTCTATTTTTTGCACTACAAAATACAAATCAATTTACTTTTCTTTTAGAACAAGGTGCAGATATAAACTACAAAAACTCTTTTGGAAAATCGGTCTTATATTATGCGATTGGTTTTAGTAATCTTGAACTTATTAAGATAATGATTGAAAATGGGGCAAATATAAATGATACCTATATAGACTCAAAAACAAGAGATAAATCTATGTATGATGGAGAAGTATTCTATAAAACACACTGTTCATTAAAACATACAAAAAGAACACCTCTGATGCATGCTTCTCAAAATTCAGATGTAGCTATACTGAAGTATCTTATATCTCATGGTGCAAATAAACATGCTGTTGATGAGATGAACTATAATGCTTTAGATTATGCTCATATGGGTAAACTAAAAGAAAATATTGAATTTGTAAAATCAATTGGGCTTACAACAAAAAGATCATATTGGGAGTAA
- a CDS encoding DUF4116 domain-containing protein, whose amino-acid sequence MKIAILTLMIFFNIALGNTNDSSKKTRLEILKQNGYEIEYINNPSKEIQLVAVKQNSNAIEYINYPFEEVQLVAVKQNAYVIKYISNPSEAVKIAAVTQNASAIKYISNPSEEVQLEAVRQNAYTIKFIENPSESVQLAAIQKNIFSIKYIKNQSSLLKEYKQIIEDPKNIALIENPSETIQIATVTQDGNLIKLIKNPSIAVKIASVKQNGNAIEYIENPSKIVQIEAVKQASNAIIHIDNPCEEAQLEAVKQNENLIEHIKNPTQAVQLVAIKQDIQVLQYIKNLSKEVKIAALKQDGEAIKYIKKPSQELQLIAIEQNNYVFNDIKNPSEVVQLAAVKKNGFNIQYIENPSQEVITTAINQDGRSIFGIKNPSEELKLLAVRQDGNAIEYIKNPSEELQHIAVNQDPSSIRYITNPSEILQFKILAKNYGLAFRFIKNPTEAVQLEAVKNQFALGYIKNPSLAVQTKAIKHHYWAIQYIKNPSKKLKLLAVKRDGNAIQYIKKPSEELQLIAVKVDGGAIRHIKNPSKAVELAAVRENGDAIRHIKNPSKAVELAAVREDGYALQYIKNPSEEVQIIAVKQNANALQYIKNPSEEVQIIAVEQDANALQYIKKPSEEVQFIAVKKNSYVLRYIENPSEELQLIAVKIRGSIIRHIKNPSEAVKLEAVKEDGSAINHILNPSEEVQLVAVKKTSYALRYIENPSEAVQLVAVKKYTSAIQYIKNPSKKVLDAAKKNSQLV is encoded by the coding sequence ATGAAAATAGCCATTTTAACTCTTATGATTTTTTTTAATATTGCTCTGGGTAATACAAATGATAGTTCTAAAAAAACTCGACTTGAAATTCTAAAACAAAATGGCTATGAGATAGAATATATTAACAACCCGTCTAAAGAAATCCAACTTGTTGCAGTTAAGCAGAATTCTAATGCTATTGAATATATAAATTATCCATTTGAAGAAGTCCAGCTTGTTGCAGTTAAGCAAAATGCTTATGTTATTAAGTATATCTCTAATCCTTCTGAAGCTGTCAAGATAGCAGCTGTGACACAAAATGCCAGCGCTATCAAATATATTTCAAATCCATCTGAGGAAGTTCAACTAGAAGCTGTAAGACAAAATGCATATACAATTAAATTTATTGAAAATCCTTCAGAGAGTGTTCAGCTAGCAGCTATACAAAAAAATATTTTTTCTATAAAATACATCAAAAACCAATCCTCTTTACTAAAAGAGTACAAGCAGATTATAGAAGATCCAAAAAATATAGCACTTATTGAAAATCCTTCTGAGACTATTCAGATAGCGACTGTAACACAAGATGGAAACCTTATTAAATTGATAAAAAATCCTTCAATAGCAGTTAAAATAGCATCTGTAAAACAAAATGGAAATGCGATTGAGTATATTGAAAATCCATCAAAAATAGTTCAGATAGAAGCTGTTAAACAAGCTTCAAATGCCATTATACATATAGATAATCCTTGTGAAGAAGCTCAATTAGAAGCAGTTAAACAAAATGAAAATCTTATTGAACATATTAAAAATCCTACACAAGCTGTTCAACTTGTTGCTATTAAACAAGATATTCAGGTACTACAATATATCAAAAATCTATCCAAAGAAGTTAAAATAGCTGCACTAAAGCAAGATGGCGAAGCGATAAAATACATTAAAAAACCATCGCAAGAGCTTCAGCTTATAGCTATTGAACAGAATAATTATGTATTTAATGATATAAAAAACCCTTCTGAAGTTGTTCAACTAGCCGCTGTGAAAAAAAATGGTTTTAATATACAATATATTGAAAATCCATCACAAGAAGTTATAACAACGGCTATTAATCAAGATGGAAGAAGTATTTTTGGTATTAAAAATCCATCTGAAGAACTAAAACTTCTTGCGGTTAGACAAGATGGTAATGCAATAGAATATATCAAAAATCCATCAGAAGAACTTCAGCATATTGCAGTTAATCAAGATCCATCTTCAATCCGATATATTACAAATCCATCAGAAATTCTTCAGTTTAAGATCTTAGCAAAAAACTACGGATTAGCATTTAGATTTATAAAAAATCCTACAGAAGCTGTTCAGCTAGAGGCTGTGAAAAATCAATTTGCGCTTGGGTATATTAAAAACCCTTCTTTAGCTGTTCAAACAAAAGCTATTAAGCATCATTATTGGGCTATTCAATATATAAAAAATCCGTCTAAAAAACTAAAACTTCTTGCAGTTAAACGAGATGGCAATGCAATCCAATATATAAAAAAACCATCTGAAGAACTTCAACTAATTGCAGTTAAAGTAGATGGTGGTGCAATCAGACATATTAAAAATCCATCTAAAGCTGTTGAACTTGCGGCAGTTAGAGAAAATGGTGACGCAATCAGGCATATCAAAAATCCATCTAAAGCTGTTGAGCTTGCGGCAGTTAGAGAAGATGGTTACGCACTACAATATATTAAAAATCCATCTGAAGAAGTTCAGATTATCGCTGTTAAGCAAAATGCCAATGCACTACAATACATTAAAAATCCATCTGAAGAAGTTCAGATTATCGCTGTTGAGCAAGATGCCAATGCACTACAATATATTAAAAAACCATCTGAAGAAGTTCAGTTTATAGCAGTAAAAAAAAATAGTTATGTATTACGATATATTGAAAATCCATCTGAAGAACTTCAACTTATTGCGGTTAAAATACGTGGTAGTATAATTAGGCATATCAAAAATCCATCTGAAGCTGTTAAACTTGAAGCAGTTAAAGAAGATGGTAGTGCAATTAATCATATCTTAAATCCATCAGAAGAAGTTCAGCTTGTAGCAGTAAAAAAAACTAGTTATGCATTACGATATATTGAAAATCCATCTGAAGCTGTTCAGCTTGTAGCGGTAAAAAAATATACTAGTGCAATTCAATATATTAAAAACCCATCTAAAAAAGTGTTAGATGCTGCGAAAAAAAATAGTCAATTGGTATAA
- a CDS encoding pyridoxal-phosphate-dependent aminotransferase family protein, producing MLLFTPGPTPVSQNIRNAMSDETMHHRTPEFEAIFEQTRKHLFNLFATDEIVMLASTGTGAMEAAVINLCHKTLLSVNSGKFGERFGKIALANGLKNIEIKNEWDTPASVDAIVDMIKTNSDIDAIAVQISESAGGLRHPVEELAKAVKEINPKIMIIADGITAVGVERIDVSNIDCLIAGSQKALMLPPGLSILGLSNVGIEKIGTGKGYYLNLASEIKKQRQNTTAYTAATTLIIGLLEVLQTIEKQGGIGVLYCNTARRAKATQAALQAIGLHIYPTTPAKSMTTIDDKDAAKIRSALKEEYGVNVAGGQDHLKGKIFRINQMGLIQTHKSIWVVNSIELILHRMGRLEYGGIASKVYNETYFKSALQKKEI from the coding sequence ATGTTACTTTTTACGCCTGGACCAACTCCAGTATCCCAAAATATTCGTAATGCAATGAGTGATGAAACTATGCATCATCGTACACCAGAATTTGAAGCAATTTTTGAGCAAACAAGAAAACATCTTTTTAATCTTTTTGCTACGGATGAAATTGTTATGCTTGCATCTACTGGTACAGGTGCTATGGAAGCAGCTGTTATAAACCTTTGTCACAAGACTCTTCTTAGTGTAAACTCTGGAAAGTTTGGAGAAAGATTTGGAAAAATCGCTCTTGCTAATGGACTAAAAAATATAGAGATAAAAAATGAGTGGGATACACCTGCAAGTGTAGATGCTATTGTTGATATGATAAAAACAAATAGCGATATAGATGCTATAGCAGTTCAGATTAGTGAATCAGCAGGAGGGCTTCGTCACCCTGTTGAAGAGTTAGCAAAGGCTGTAAAAGAGATAAATCCTAAGATTATGATTATCGCTGATGGTATTACTGCTGTTGGTGTTGAGAGAATAGATGTATCAAATATTGACTGTCTGATAGCTGGTAGTCAAAAAGCACTTATGCTTCCTCCTGGTCTTTCAATTTTAGGACTTAGTAATGTTGGGATTGAAAAAATTGGAACAGGAAAAGGTTACTATTTAAACCTTGCATCTGAGATAAAAAAACAACGCCAAAACACAACAGCATATACAGCTGCAACTACTTTAATCATAGGACTTTTAGAAGTTTTACAGACAATAGAAAAGCAGGGTGGTATAGGAGTTCTTTATTGTAATACTGCAAGACGCGCAAAAGCTACACAAGCTGCACTTCAAGCGATAGGATTACATATATATCCAACTACTCCTGCAAAAAGTATGACAACTATTGATGATAAAGATGCAGCAAAAATTCGTTCAGCTTTAAAAGAAGAGTACGGTGTAAATGTAGCTGGTGGACAAGATCATCTTAAAGGTAAAATATTTCGCATAAACCAAATGGGATTGATTCAAACACATAAGTCTATTTGGGTTGTAAATTCCATAGAGCTTATACTACATCGTATGGGAAGATTAGAGTATGGCGGAATTGCCTCTAAGGTATATAATGAAACTTATTTTAAATCAGCATTACAAAAGAAAGAGATATAA
- a CDS encoding ATP phosphoribosyltransferase regulatory subunit gives MILEHEIPNGTKLYFANSAKVKRNIENIASEILYDNGFEEIVTPLFSYHQHLSISDDRELIRVNDAQNNSLSLRADSTIDVVRIIEKRLGRNTEQKKWFYIQPVFRYPTGEQYQVGAEFMDEKNLSSVANLAVNIFDKLELKPLMQVSNIKIPKLLVEMFDELTLDDFRHINIEKFLNLKVDWLNKLVYLQYVESIDEVIDIAPESIKVELIKMKELCSQMSYKDIVLAPMYYAKMLYYDELFFRCIEKNEVYASGGRYKNDDLTSVGFAIYTDALCESLTK, from the coding sequence ATGATATTAGAACATGAGATTCCAAATGGAACAAAACTTTACTTTGCAAATAGTGCAAAAGTAAAAAGAAATATAGAAAATATAGCTAGTGAGATTCTTTATGATAATGGATTTGAGGAGATTGTAACTCCTCTTTTTTCATATCATCAGCATCTAAGCATTTCTGATGATAGAGAGTTGATAAGAGTAAATGATGCTCAAAATAACTCTTTATCTCTTCGTGCTGATTCTACTATTGATGTTGTTAGAATTATTGAAAAAAGACTTGGTAGAAATACAGAACAAAAAAAATGGTTTTATATTCAGCCTGTATTTCGTTATCCAACTGGGGAACAATACCAAGTTGGTGCCGAGTTTATGGATGAAAAGAATCTTTCATCTGTCGCAAATTTAGCTGTAAATATTTTTGACAAGTTAGAGCTAAAGCCTTTAATGCAAGTATCAAACATCAAAATACCAAAACTTTTAGTTGAAATGTTTGATGAATTGACATTAGATGATTTTCGTCATATCAACATAGAAAAATTTTTAAATTTAAAAGTTGATTGGTTAAATAAACTTGTTTATCTTCAGTATGTTGAGAGTATTGATGAAGTGATAGATATAGCACCAGAGTCAATCAAAGTAGAGTTGATAAAAATGAAAGAGTTATGCTCACAGATGTCATATAAAGACATTGTTTTAGCACCGATGTATTATGCAAAAATGCTTTACTATGATGAGTTATTTTTTAGATGCATAGAAAAAAATGAAGTTTATGCGAGTGGCGGAAGATACAAAAATGACGATTTAACATCAGTTGGGTTTGCTATTTATACAGATGCACTTTGTGAAAGTTTAACAAAATAA
- a CDS encoding adenylosuccinate synthase: MKNNQADLIVGIQWGDEGKGKIVDKLAQEYDMVCRSQGGHNAGHTIWVDGVKFALHLVPSGVLNPKAINVVGNGVVLSPESIIKEMVQFEGLEGRLYISDKAHLNLYYHALVDQAKERLKGDKAIGTTGKGIGPAYADKINRTGFRVGELLNPKKLCASIIEMFEQNRQIFDIYEIATPIESELLAELEGYKAKLAPHITDTTQMVWNALDANKKILLEGAQGTLLDIDHGTYPFVTSSATVSAGACTGLGINPKNIGKVTGIVKAYCTRVGNGPFPSEDFGEDGKRLGVQGNEFGTTTGRARRCGWFDAIATRYASRLNGCDELALMKLDVLDGFDEVKVCIAYELDGKEIDYLPSNLEDVTPIYKTFKGWDNSVGARKFEDLPSSAQDYVKIIEEISQTKIGIISTSPEREDTIIL, encoded by the coding sequence ATGAAAAATAATCAAGCAGATTTAATTGTAGGTATTCAGTGGGGCGATGAAGGTAAAGGTAAAATAGTTGATAAACTAGCACAAGAGTACGACATGGTTTGTAGAAGCCAAGGTGGTCACAATGCTGGACATACTATCTGGGTTGATGGAGTTAAATTTGCACTTCATCTTGTTCCTTCTGGTGTTTTAAATCCTAAAGCTATCAATGTTGTTGGTAATGGTGTTGTTTTATCTCCAGAGTCAATAATCAAAGAAATGGTACAGTTTGAAGGTCTTGAAGGTCGTCTTTATATCTCTGATAAAGCACATTTAAATCTTTACTATCATGCTCTTGTTGATCAAGCAAAAGAAAGACTAAAAGGTGATAAAGCTATTGGTACAACGGGTAAGGGAATTGGACCTGCTTATGCAGATAAAATTAACCGTACTGGTTTTAGAGTTGGTGAACTTTTAAATCCTAAAAAACTTTGTGCATCTATCATTGAGATGTTTGAGCAAAATAGACAAATCTTTGATATTTATGAAATAGCTACGCCAATTGAGTCTGAATTACTAGCTGAGCTAGAAGGTTATAAAGCTAAACTTGCTCCGCATATCACAGATACAACTCAAATGGTTTGGAACGCTCTAGATGCTAATAAAAAGATATTATTAGAAGGTGCGCAAGGTACACTTTTAGATATTGATCATGGAACATATCCGTTTGTGACTTCTTCAGCAACTGTATCAGCTGGTGCTTGTACAGGTCTTGGAATCAACCCTAAAAATATCGGTAAAGTTACAGGAATTGTAAAAGCTTATTGTACTCGTGTAGGTAATGGACCTTTTCCAAGTGAAGATTTTGGTGAAGATGGAAAAAGACTTGGCGTACAAGGAAATGAGTTCGGAACTACAACAGGACGAGCTAGAAGATGTGGTTGGTTTGACGCTATAGCTACTAGATATGCAAGTCGCTTAAATGGTTGTGATGAATTAGCATTGATGAAACTTGATGTTTTAGATGGATTTGATGAAGTTAAAGTATGTATAGCTTATGAATTAGATGGAAAAGAGATAGATTATCTTCCATCAAACCTTGAAGATGTAACTCCAATTTATAAAACTTTTAAAGGTTGGGATAACTCAGTTGGTGCTAGAAAGTTTGAAGACCTACCTTCTTCTGCTCAAGATTATGTTAAAATTATTGAAGAAATTTCACAAACTAAAATAGGAATTATTTCAACTTCACCTGAAAGAGAAGATACGATAATTCTTTAA
- a CDS encoding flagellar export protein FliJ: protein MKTRFSPLVKLKKTTMEKSERLVQKANVDLNSAAMALQISYNSLDDIESPTSGSMSDFLASRSLLSSGRGLIDHNKEWVNFASNQVNQAKEKLKIDMIEFEKFKYLELQEMQKKIKKIKKQEAKDLDEVALMTHSYKEKH, encoded by the coding sequence ATGAAAACCCGCTTTAGTCCATTAGTTAAGTTGAAAAAAACTACTATGGAAAAAAGTGAGCGTCTAGTACAAAAAGCAAATGTGGACTTAAATAGTGCTGCAATGGCTTTGCAAATTTCTTACAATTCTTTAGATGATATTGAATCTCCTACAAGTGGTTCAATGTCTGACTTTTTAGCATCTAGGAGTTTACTTTCCTCTGGTAGAGGTTTGATAGACCACAACAAAGAGTGGGTAAATTTTGCTTCAAACCAAGTTAATCAAGCTAAAGAAAAACTAAAAATAGATATGATTGAATTTGAAAAGTTTAAGTATTTAGAACTTCAAGAGATGCAAAAAAAGATAAAAAAGATAAAGAAGCAAGAGGCAAAAGATTTAGATGAAGTTGCTTTAATGACACACTCTTACAAGGAAAAACATTGA
- a CDS encoding MotE family protein produces the protein MKLLVIFILTFTSLMAIQTSDRLFDCTEIFKERKSELLVELERIDEQKQALSALKIATEELLLKKESRLKIKEEVVDKKLGEITTKEDSIKKMLKRNEEVLKKTKDMKMDKVAQTFAKMKPAASANILSDMDTKEAASILSSLKPKTVGKILTKMDAKKASELTLILSK, from the coding sequence TTGAAATTATTAGTAATTTTTATATTAACTTTCACATCTCTTATGGCAATTCAAACTAGTGATAGGCTTTTTGATTGTACTGAAATATTTAAAGAAAGAAAGAGTGAACTTTTAGTTGAACTAGAACGAATAGATGAGCAAAAACAAGCTCTAAGCGCATTAAAAATCGCAACAGAAGAGCTTCTTTTAAAAAAAGAAAGTAGATTAAAAATAAAAGAAGAAGTTGTAGATAAAAAATTAGGTGAAATTACAACAAAAGAAGATTCCATTAAAAAAATGTTAAAAAGAAATGAAGAAGTTTTAAAGAAAACAAAAGATATGAAAATGGATAAGGTTGCTCAAACTTTTGCAAAAATGAAACCAGCAGCATCTGCAAATATACTCTCAGATATGGATACTAAAGAAGCAGCATCTATACTCTCTTCACTTAAACCAAAAACTGTTGGAAAAATTCTCACAAAAATGGATGCAAAAAAGGCCTCAGAACTAACATTAATTTTATCAAAATAA